The following are encoded in a window of Sphingobium sp. AP49 genomic DNA:
- a CDS encoding LLM class flavin-dependent oxidoreductase: MTRFSVLDLVPVREGSDVSTALDEAADLAAHVETLGYHRLWVAEHHGMTGIASAATAVVLAHIGRATSSIRIGAGGIMLPNHAPLLIAEQFGTLDALFPGRVDLGLGRAPGSDQKASQAIRRNLSGGPDQFPRDVIELQAYFAGDDRLGIRATPGAGADVPLWILGSSLYGAQLAAALGLPYAFASHFAPAALDEALAIYRRDFRPSAQLDRPYAMAGYNIFAADSASEATLIASSMQQAFVRLRTGQPGKLQPPVEGYYDSLPLQAQAMLADVMSASSIGTQADVERDLAAFLARTDVDEVIIAAQIHDPVARQRSYAIAMAAATALAAHEPA, from the coding sequence ATGACCCGCTTTTCTGTCCTCGACCTGGTTCCTGTCCGTGAAGGCAGCGACGTTTCCACCGCACTCGACGAAGCTGCCGATCTGGCGGCGCATGTCGAGACATTGGGCTATCATCGCCTGTGGGTGGCCGAACATCATGGCATGACCGGCATCGCATCGGCGGCGACGGCGGTCGTCCTGGCGCATATTGGCAGGGCCACCAGTTCCATCCGCATCGGCGCGGGCGGGATCATGCTGCCCAATCATGCCCCGCTGCTGATCGCGGAACAGTTCGGCACGCTCGATGCACTGTTCCCCGGCCGCGTCGATCTGGGCCTGGGGCGCGCGCCCGGCTCCGATCAGAAGGCATCGCAGGCCATCCGCCGCAACTTGAGCGGCGGCCCCGACCAGTTTCCGCGCGACGTTATCGAATTGCAGGCTTATTTTGCCGGCGATGACCGGCTGGGCATTCGGGCAACCCCGGGTGCCGGTGCCGATGTCCCCCTCTGGATTCTGGGGTCCAGCCTATATGGCGCGCAACTCGCAGCGGCACTCGGCCTGCCCTATGCCTTTGCTTCGCATTTTGCGCCGGCCGCGCTGGATGAGGCGCTGGCAATCTATCGCCGCGACTTTCGCCCCTCGGCCCAACTGGATCGCCCCTATGCCATGGCCGGATATAATATTTTCGCGGCGGACAGCGCGTCGGAAGCGACCCTGATCGCCAGTTCCATGCAGCAGGCATTCGTTCGCCTGCGCACCGGCCAGCCCGGAAAGTTGCAGCCGCCGGTCGAAGGCTATTATGACAGCCTGCCCCTGCAAGCCCAGGCCATGCTCGCCGACGTCATGAGCGCGTCGAGCATCGGCACCCAGGCCGATGTCGAACGAGACCTGGCCGCATTCCTCGCCCGCACTGATGTGGATGAGGTCATCATTGCGGCGCAGATCCACGATCCCGTCGCGCGTCAACGCAGCTATGCCATCGCGATGGCGGCCGCCACGGCATTAGCTGCGCACGAACCGGCCTGA
- a CDS encoding ATP-binding protein, whose product MTQMPGAYQFSQETASAQPFPARQAGPDLGPSLGMVFQIAGSSSKILVDPNSLSAFSHDLDPCTAMAGQVGSQVKMRVGECWLIANIRSLVLDRSNGGAIIADIDFLGEGEEERLTGRIYRFRRGVTRYPTPGTDIYPVSSLDMQQIYAADERPHVQIGTVYPTTDTRAALYVDSMLGKHFALLGSTGTGKSTSAALILHRICDLSPQGHIVMIDPHGEYGAAFQQNGAVFDINNLALPYWLMNFEEHCEVFVTSEGAERTQDCDILAKCLLAARMKNRLAESIGRLTVDSPVPYLLSDLTAILQNEMGKLEKGTGSLPYMRLKSKVDEIKSDPRYSFMFSGMLVADSMQAFLAKIFRLPSNGKPISIIDVSAMPSDITSVVVSVLSRLVFDYAIWARDEPQRPILLVCEEAHRYIPASTAGGGQAVRRILERIAKEGRKYGVSLGLITQRPSDLAEGVLSQCGTIISMRLNNDRDQAFVKAAMPEGARGFLDSIPALRNREAIICGEGVAVPIRVALDNLEESRRPASGDPSFTELWRQAGGENDILERTITRWRNQGR is encoded by the coding sequence ATGACCCAAATGCCGGGCGCATATCAATTTTCTCAAGAGACAGCGTCCGCGCAACCTTTTCCGGCCCGGCAGGCAGGGCCAGACCTTGGCCCGTCGCTGGGCATGGTTTTCCAGATTGCCGGATCCAGTTCCAAGATACTGGTCGACCCCAATAGCCTGAGTGCCTTCTCGCACGATCTGGACCCTTGCACCGCCATGGCCGGCCAAGTTGGTAGCCAGGTGAAGATGCGAGTGGGCGAATGCTGGTTGATCGCCAATATCCGTTCGCTGGTGCTGGACCGCAGCAATGGCGGCGCGATCATCGCCGACATCGACTTCCTGGGCGAGGGTGAAGAGGAAAGGCTGACCGGGCGAATCTACCGCTTCCGTCGCGGCGTCACCCGCTATCCCACGCCCGGCACCGACATTTATCCGGTTTCCAGCCTGGACATGCAGCAAATCTATGCGGCAGACGAAAGGCCCCATGTCCAGATCGGCACCGTCTACCCCACCACGGACACCCGCGCCGCGCTGTATGTCGATTCCATGCTGGGCAAGCATTTCGCGCTGCTCGGATCGACCGGTACCGGCAAGTCGACTAGCGCCGCGCTGATCCTGCACCGCATCTGCGACCTGTCGCCCCAGGGCCATATCGTGATGATCGATCCCCATGGCGAATATGGCGCCGCCTTCCAGCAAAATGGCGCGGTGTTCGATATCAACAACCTCGCATTGCCCTATTGGCTGATGAATTTCGAGGAACATTGCGAAGTGTTCGTGACGTCGGAAGGGGCCGAACGCACGCAGGATTGCGATATCCTCGCCAAATGCCTGCTGGCCGCGCGGATGAAGAACCGCCTGGCCGAAAGCATCGGTCGCCTGACCGTGGATTCCCCCGTACCCTATCTGCTGTCGGATCTGACCGCGATCCTGCAGAACGAGATGGGCAAGCTGGAAAAAGGCACCGGGTCGCTGCCCTATATGCGGCTCAAGTCCAAAGTCGACGAGATCAAGTCCGATCCGCGCTATTCCTTCATGTTCTCCGGCATGTTGGTCGCGGATTCGATGCAAGCCTTCCTCGCCAAAATCTTCCGCCTGCCTTCAAACGGCAAGCCGATCTCCATCATCGATGTGTCGGCCATGCCATCGGACATCACTTCGGTGGTCGTATCGGTGCTGTCGCGGCTGGTATTCGACTATGCCATCTGGGCGCGCGACGAGCCGCAGCGCCCCATCCTGCTGGTGTGCGAGGAAGCGCATCGCTACATACCGGCCAGCACGGCCGGCGGCGGTCAGGCAGTGCGCCGCATCCTGGAACGGATCGCCAAGGAAGGCCGTAAATATGGCGTGTCGCTGGGGCTCATCACCCAGCGCCCCTCCGACCTAGCCGAGGGCGTGCTGTCGCAGTGCGGCACCATCATCTCGATGCGTCTCAACAATGATCGCGACCAGGCCTTTGTGAAGGCAGCCATGCCGGAAGGCGCGCGCGGCTTCCTGGATTCCATTCCCGCATTGCGCAACCGTGAAGCCATCATCTGCGGCGAAGGCGTCGCCGTGCCGATCCGCGTCGCCCTCGACAATCTGGAAGAATCACGCCGTCCCGCTTCGGGCGATCCGAGCTTCACCGAATTGTGGCGTCAGGCCGGCGGCGAAAACGACATATTGGAACGCACCATCACGCGCTGGCGCAACCAGGGGCGCTGA
- a CDS encoding AAA family ATPase gives MINKGTARPRLWIVAGPNGSGKSTAYGRNDLVGFDGSVWIINPDLLTARLQKTENLPLLDANLAAVQRIETWLDASIRVHQTIGVETVLSSGKYRRLVELARSHDFEIHLIYVFLDSVEKQLKRIKQRVAKGGHDVPADKVRSRRERSFEQLSWFFYQADRAWVYDNSGAELELVAQKGDGKVRVKADAIPELLKALLPPAMLDDAT, from the coding sequence TTGATCAACAAGGGAACAGCGCGTCCACGGTTATGGATTGTCGCTGGTCCCAACGGGTCAGGCAAGAGTACGGCCTACGGTCGCAATGACCTTGTCGGATTTGACGGTTCGGTATGGATCATCAATCCCGACCTGCTGACCGCCAGGTTACAGAAAACCGAAAACCTGCCTTTGCTCGATGCCAATCTCGCAGCGGTTCAGCGTATTGAAACATGGCTGGATGCCTCGATCAGGGTGCATCAGACCATTGGCGTTGAAACCGTATTGTCCAGCGGGAAGTATCGGCGATTGGTCGAACTCGCACGCAGCCATGATTTCGAAATCCACCTGATCTATGTTTTTCTGGATAGCGTCGAGAAGCAGTTGAAGCGCATCAAGCAGCGCGTCGCTAAAGGCGGGCATGACGTCCCGGCCGACAAGGTCCGATCGCGACGAGAGCGGTCGTTTGAACAGCTTTCCTGGTTTTTCTACCAGGCAGACAGGGCTTGGGTATATGACAACAGCGGTGCGGAACTCGAATTGGTTGCGCAAAAGGGGGATGGCAAAGTTCGCGTCAAAGCCGATGCCATTCCCGAACTCTTGAAAGCGTTATTGCCGCCCGCAATGTTGGATGACGCAACATAG
- a CDS encoding valine--tRNA ligase yields the protein MTELPKTFDPAAIETRWYQHWEANGLFRPDRPGAEPFTIVNPPPNVTGSLHVGHALDNTLQDIVVRYERLRGKDALWVVGTDHAGIATQMVVERQLNAAGQKRTDFSRDDFIAKVWDWKAESGGAITSQLRRLGCSMDWANERFTMDEGFSKAVIKVFVELHQRGLLYRDKRLVNWDPHFRSAISDLEVETKETQGGFWRFRYPLADGVTLADGSDHIVVATTRPETMLADMAVAVNAEDPRYKDVIGKEIFQPITGRRFKIVADEHADPELGSGAVKITPGHDFNDFEVGKRAGMKAADMLNMFDADANVVQTADGLIPDRFLGLHRFKKDGRDGAREAVVAEMKELGFLVSHVTKNKEGEEVAADFEPRTIQTPYGDRSGVVIEPWLTDQWYVDAGKLAVAPMQAVRDGRIEIVPKSWEKTFFNWMENIQPWCVSRQLWWGHQIPAWFGHNKQVYEDVSYDGMDASPPHNWAGSHIVVANNADEARQEFAEYYGVDISAIGEIGPNDSAAVPLGPNHRHEIKISRDPDVLDTWFSSALWPFGTLGWPEQSDTLARHYPNDLLISGFDILFFWDARMAMQGMEFMGDVPWKKLYLHGLVRAADGQKMSKSKGNVVDPLGLIDKFGADALRFFMAAMESQGRDVKMDEKRVEGYRNFATKLWNAARFLQANGVTASTSREAAHATLPVNRWIIAETVATVQAIDTAMTELRFDAGANAIYHFVWDQFCDWYIELTKGSMDDETKAVAGWAFDQILVMLHPFMPFITEELWQLTGARAQELIVAEWPVALYEVDTDAQGEIDWLIRLVSAIRTARTELNVPPGAKLRMVVRDAADETRGRLDRQGAALARLGRIESLAYGEDVAGGAAQIVVDEATFILPLEGVIDIAAEKTRLEKALAAAAKERDSLGGRLSNPAFVEKAKPEAVAKAREDHAEKTAEAERLKAALDRLG from the coding sequence ATGACCGAACTGCCCAAAACCTTCGACCCCGCCGCCATCGAGACCCGCTGGTACCAGCATTGGGAGGCCAATGGCCTGTTCCGCCCGGACCGTCCGGGCGCCGAACCCTTCACCATCGTCAATCCGCCGCCGAACGTGACCGGCAGCCTGCATGTCGGCCATGCGCTCGACAATACGCTGCAGGACATCGTCGTGCGCTATGAGCGGCTGCGCGGCAAGGATGCGCTGTGGGTGGTCGGCACCGACCATGCCGGCATCGCGACCCAGATGGTGGTTGAGCGGCAGCTGAACGCGGCCGGGCAGAAGCGCACCGATTTCAGCCGCGACGATTTCATCGCCAAGGTGTGGGACTGGAAGGCGGAAAGTGGCGGCGCGATCACCAGCCAGCTGCGCCGTCTGGGCTGTTCGATGGACTGGGCCAATGAACGCTTCACCATGGACGAGGGCTTTTCCAAGGCCGTCATCAAGGTGTTCGTGGAGTTGCACCAGCGCGGCCTGCTCTATCGCGACAAGCGTCTGGTCAACTGGGACCCGCATTTCCGATCGGCCATTTCCGACCTGGAGGTCGAGACCAAGGAGACGCAGGGCGGCTTCTGGCGCTTCCGCTATCCGCTGGCGGACGGCGTGACGCTGGCCGACGGCAGCGACCATATCGTCGTCGCCACCACGCGCCCGGAAACCATGCTGGCCGACATGGCGGTTGCGGTGAATGCCGAGGATCCGCGCTACAAGGATGTCATCGGCAAGGAAATCTTCCAGCCGATCACCGGTCGCCGCTTCAAGATCGTCGCCGACGAACATGCCGATCCGGAACTGGGTTCGGGTGCGGTCAAGATCACGCCGGGCCATGACTTCAACGATTTCGAGGTCGGTAAGCGCGCGGGCATGAAGGCGGCGGACATGCTCAACATGTTCGATGCCGATGCCAATGTCGTGCAGACCGCCGATGGCCTGATCCCCGATCGCTTCCTGGGGCTGCATCGCTTCAAGAAGGACGGCCGGGACGGCGCGCGCGAGGCCGTGGTCGCGGAAATGAAGGAACTCGGCTTCCTCGTGTCCCATGTCACGAAGAACAAGGAAGGCGAGGAGGTCGCCGCCGATTTCGAGCCGCGCACGATCCAGACCCCCTATGGCGACCGTTCTGGCGTGGTGATCGAGCCCTGGCTGACCGACCAATGGTATGTCGATGCCGGAAAGCTGGCGGTGGCGCCGATGCAGGCGGTGCGTGACGGCCGGATCGAGATCGTCCCCAAGAGCTGGGAAAAGACCTTCTTCAACTGGATGGAGAATATCCAGCCCTGGTGCGTGTCGCGCCAGCTCTGGTGGGGCCATCAGATCCCGGCCTGGTTTGGGCACAATAAGCAAGTTTACGAAGATGTCTCATATGACGGAATGGACGCCAGTCCGCCGCATAACTGGGCAGGAAGCCATATTGTCGTCGCCAACAATGCAGATGAGGCTCGGCAGGAATTTGCTGAATATTACGGTGTGGATATTTCGGCGATCGGCGAGATAGGACCAAACGATTCTGCTGCCGTACCGTTGGGACCAAATCATCGACATGAGATCAAGATCAGCCGCGATCCCGACGTGCTCGACACCTGGTTCTCGTCCGCCTTGTGGCCGTTCGGCACGCTGGGCTGGCCGGAACAGAGCGATACGCTGGCCCGCCATTATCCCAATGACCTGCTGATCTCCGGTTTCGACATCCTGTTCTTCTGGGATGCACGCATGGCGATGCAGGGGATGGAGTTCATGGGCGATGTGCCGTGGAAGAAGCTCTATCTCCATGGCCTGGTGCGTGCGGCCGACGGGCAGAAAATGTCCAAGTCCAAGGGCAATGTGGTCGATCCGCTGGGCCTGATCGACAAGTTCGGCGCCGACGCGCTGCGCTTCTTCATGGCGGCGATGGAAAGCCAGGGCCGCGACGTGAAGATGGATGAGAAGCGGGTCGAGGGCTATCGCAACTTCGCGACCAAGCTGTGGAACGCGGCGCGCTTCCTGCAGGCCAATGGCGTCACCGCCTCGACCAGCCGCGAAGCAGCGCACGCCACGCTGCCGGTCAATCGCTGGATCATCGCCGAAACGGTGGCGACGGTGCAGGCGATCGACACGGCCATGACCGAACTGCGTTTCGACGCGGGCGCCAACGCCATCTATCACTTCGTCTGGGACCAGTTTTGCGACTGGTATATCGAACTGACCAAGGGTTCGATGGATGACGAGACGAAGGCCGTTGCCGGCTGGGCGTTCGACCAGATCCTGGTCATGCTGCACCCCTTCATGCCCTTCATCACCGAAGAGCTGTGGCAGTTGACCGGCGCGCGTGCGCAGGAACTGATCGTCGCGGAATGGCCGGTCGCCCTCTATGAGGTCGACACCGATGCGCAGGGCGAGATCGACTGGCTGATCCGTCTGGTGAGCGCGATCCGCACCGCGCGGACCGAACTCAACGTGCCGCCGGGCGCCAAGCTGCGCATGGTCGTGCGCGATGCGGCGGACGAGACGCGGGGGCGCCTCGACCGTCAGGGTGCGGCGCTGGCGCGGCTGGGCCGGATCGAGAGCCTGGCCTATGGCGAGGATGTCGCTGGCGGCGCGGCGCAGATCGTCGTCGACGAGGCGACTTTCATCCTGCCGCTGGAGGGCGTGATCGACATTGCAGCGGAAAAGACCCGCCTCGAAAAGGCACTGGCGGCAGCGGCCAAGGAACGGGATTCGCTGGGCGGTCGCCTGTCGAACCCGGCTTTCGTCGAGAAGGCCAAGCCCGAGGCCGTGGCCAAGGCGCGCGAGGACCATGCCGAAAAGACCGCCGAGGCGGAAAGGCTGAAGGCGGCACTGGACCGGTTGGGCTGA
- a CDS encoding acyltransferase → MPETLPTDGARRSDAIAIARVICILGVVYVHAWTGRNGQDLEMLRGSAQEGLRWVLMEIFGRSAVPLLGLISGWLVGGSARTRNWTHHVGRKARTILLPMLLWNAVAILLVSGAAWFGGLSAPLPQSGGWVAQELFIVSRNPDINVQMPFLRDLFLCMLAAPLLVRMPNWALLLVAGAAAISQILGIGAPVLMRASILFFFTAGILARRGGWMDRAAELPLSLAVMPFVLLMSAQLYVSLNAGAGWPPLALSSLDMAVRIGAALGFWRLAWALAASPARGALLRVEPYAFFLFCAHLILIWLGGPVLGALFGPLGSPLYPFYLIVQPFLILAAVVVIGSLLRRIAPTAARVLSGGRLAPA, encoded by the coding sequence TTGCCCGAAACTCTGCCGACCGATGGAGCGCGCCGTTCCGACGCGATCGCGATCGCGCGCGTAATCTGCATTCTGGGCGTCGTCTATGTCCATGCGTGGACAGGGCGCAACGGCCAGGATCTGGAAATGCTGCGCGGATCCGCACAGGAAGGGCTGCGCTGGGTGCTGATGGAGATATTCGGGCGGAGCGCGGTGCCGCTGCTGGGCCTGATATCGGGTTGGCTGGTCGGCGGATCAGCCCGCACCCGCAATTGGACCCATCATGTCGGGCGCAAGGCACGGACCATATTGCTCCCAATGCTGTTGTGGAATGCGGTTGCGATTCTGCTGGTGTCGGGGGCCGCATGGTTCGGCGGGCTGTCGGCGCCGCTGCCGCAATCGGGTGGCTGGGTGGCCCAGGAATTGTTCATCGTATCGCGCAATCCAGACATTAATGTGCAAATGCCGTTCCTGCGTGACCTGTTCCTGTGCATGCTGGCCGCGCCCTTGCTGGTGCGCATGCCGAACTGGGCGTTGCTGCTGGTCGCCGGTGCCGCCGCGATCAGCCAGATATTGGGGATAGGAGCGCCGGTGCTGATGCGGGCGTCGATCCTCTTCTTCTTCACCGCAGGTATATTGGCACGGCGTGGCGGCTGGATGGACCGGGCGGCGGAACTGCCACTGTCGCTCGCCGTCATGCCCTTTGTCCTCTTGATGTCGGCCCAGCTCTATGTGTCGCTCAATGCGGGGGCAGGATGGCCGCCGCTCGCTCTGTCCAGCCTCGACATGGCCGTCCGCATCGGCGCGGCATTAGGCTTCTGGCGTCTCGCCTGGGCGTTGGCGGCCAGCCCTGCGCGCGGGGCGCTGTTGCGGGTAGAACCCTATGCCTTCTTCCTCTTTTGCGCGCATCTGATCCTGATCTGGTTGGGCGGGCCTGTGCTGGGTGCGCTGTTCGGTCCGCTCGGGTCGCCGCTATATCCATTCTATCTGATCGTGCAGCCTTTCCTCATCCTGGCTGCCGTGGTCGTGATCGGCAGTCTGTTGCGCCGGATCGCACCGACGGCGGCGCGGGTGTTGAGTGGCGGGCGACTGGCCCCGGCCTGA
- a CDS encoding MATE family efflux transporter, whose product MAAGAQGARDLTQGPIASTLLAFAIPTLASNILQSLNGSINAIWVGRFLGPQALAATANANIIMFLMFSVVFGFGMASTVMIAQAVGARDMDAARRAFGSAVGFCFLLAMGVAVAGWFGGPALLHLLATPPEAFDMALTYLRVIFVAMPASLLSVMMMMGLRGTGDARTPLIFMILSVAIDLVLNPVLILGLGPIPAMGIGGSAAATAAAGFISLIGLIIYTYAKDLPLRLRGVELGYLKPAMDEMRVLSTKGLPMGLQMIVMSTSGLVMIGLVNREGFLVTAAYGAAQQIWTYLQMPAMAMGAAVSAMAAQNIGAGRWDRISKITGYGIGYLLAITGAMVVVILIFHEALLSLFLSHNQAVIDAAWNMQLLASWSFMLFGCTMILFGVMRANGVVVAPLLILIFTLFAVRLGFYYAIYPRIGADALWLSFPAGSAVSLTLAALVYWQGGWRKATLMVPIHEEECREAVHSETEPAGRISPTG is encoded by the coding sequence ATGGCAGCAGGGGCACAAGGGGCGCGGGACCTGACACAGGGGCCGATCGCCTCCACCTTGCTGGCATTCGCCATCCCGACACTGGCGTCCAATATCCTCCAGTCGCTGAACGGATCGATCAACGCGATCTGGGTCGGTCGCTTCTTGGGGCCACAGGCGCTCGCCGCGACGGCGAACGCCAATATCATCATGTTCCTGATGTTCTCCGTCGTGTTCGGCTTCGGCATGGCGTCGACGGTGATGATCGCGCAGGCGGTCGGCGCGCGCGATATGGACGCGGCGCGGCGCGCCTTCGGCTCGGCCGTGGGTTTCTGCTTCCTGCTGGCCATGGGCGTCGCGGTGGCGGGCTGGTTCGGCGGGCCGGCGCTGCTCCATCTGCTGGCGACGCCGCCCGAGGCGTTCGACATGGCGCTGACCTATCTGCGGGTCATCTTCGTCGCGATGCCGGCCTCGCTGCTGAGCGTCATGATGATGATGGGCCTGCGCGGCACGGGCGACGCCCGCACGCCTTTGATTTTCATGATCCTGTCGGTGGCTATCGACCTGGTGCTCAATCCCGTGCTGATCCTGGGCCTGGGGCCGATCCCGGCTATGGGGATTGGCGGCTCTGCGGCGGCGACGGCGGCAGCGGGCTTCATCAGCCTGATCGGCCTCATCATCTACACCTATGCCAAGGATCTGCCGCTGCGGCTTCGAGGCGTGGAACTGGGCTATCTCAAGCCTGCGATGGACGAGATGCGGGTGCTATCGACCAAGGGCCTGCCGATGGGCCTGCAGATGATCGTCATGTCGACGTCGGGCCTGGTGATGATCGGCCTGGTCAATCGCGAGGGTTTTCTGGTGACGGCCGCCTATGGTGCCGCGCAGCAGATCTGGACCTATCTGCAAATGCCGGCCATGGCGATGGGGGCGGCGGTCAGCGCGATGGCGGCGCAGAATATCGGTGCGGGGCGCTGGGACCGGATCAGCAAGATTACGGGTTATGGCATTGGTTATTTGCTGGCGATCACCGGCGCGATGGTGGTCGTCATCCTGATCTTCCACGAAGCGCTGCTGTCGCTGTTCCTCAGTCATAATCAGGCAGTGATCGACGCGGCCTGGAATATGCAGTTGCTGGCAAGCTGGAGCTTCATGCTGTTTGGTTGCACGATGATCCTGTTCGGGGTGATGCGGGCGAACGGCGTGGTCGTGGCACCGTTGCTGATCCTGATCTTCACACTCTTCGCCGTGCGACTGGGCTTCTATTATGCGATCTATCCCCGGATCGGTGCGGACGCATTGTGGCTGAGCTTCCCGGCGGGATCGGCAGTCTCGTTGACGCTGGCGGCCCTGGTCTATTGGCAGGGGGGATGGCGCAAGGCCACGCTGATGGTCCCGATTCACGAAGAGGAATGCCGCGAGGCGGTGCACAGCGAAACCGAGCCGGCCGGGCGGATATCGCCGACCGGCTGA